A segment of the Curtobacterium sp. MCSS17_007 genome:
TGCCCAGGCCCTGTCCCGGCACCGGGTGGACGGGGTGGTGGTGGACGTCGCCGGGTTCACGAACCTGTCCCACGACCACCTCGACGACTACGCCGACCTGGACGAGTACCTGGCCGCCAAGGCCTCGCTCTTCACCCCCGAGCGGTCCCGCGCCGGCGTCGTCTCGCTCGACTCACCGGCCGGGCGGCGGATCGCGGCCGGCGCCGGGGTGCCGGTGACCACGATCACGACGGACCCGTCGACCCGCGCGGACTGGCACGTCGACGTCGTCGGTCAGGAGGTCGACGGGACGCGGTCGGTCCTCACCGCACCGGACGGCACGTCGATGGCGCTCGTGGTCCCCCTGCTCGGTGTGCACGCGGCGGCGGACGCCGGGCTGGCGGTGGCGATGCTCGCGACCGCGGGGGTCCCGCTCGTCGATCTGGCGGCGGCGACCGCCGGCGGGGTGGACGTCGTCGTGCCCGGGCGGATGGCGGACGCGTCCGGGGTGACGGGCCCCCGCGTCTGGGTGGACTTCGCGCACACGCCGGACGCCTTCGCGAAGAGCCTGACGGCGGTCCGCGCCGTGACGTCCGGCCGGGTCGCGATCGTCCTCGGGGCCGACGGCGACCGCGACCCGAGCAAGCGACGGGCGATGGGCATGGTCGCGGCGACCGGGGCGGACGTCGTCGTCGTGGCGGACCACCACCCGCGGTTCGAGGACCCGGGTCCGATCCGGGCGGCGATCCTGGCGGGAGCCCGGGCGGTCGGGTCCGGGGCGCTGGTGCTCGAGGAGCCCGAACCCGCGCGCGCGATCCGACGCGCACTCGCGGCGGTCGGCGACGACGGCGTCGTGTACTGGGCCGGCCCGGGCCTGACCCCGTACCGGGACGTCGCCGGCGTGCACGTGCCGTACTCGTCGTTCGAGGACGCCCGTACCGCCCTCGCGGAAGCCGGTCACGCTCCGCGCGAAGCCGCCCGCGCCTGATCGCGCGGGTACCGGGGCCGAGGTCGATCCCGAGCGCTGGCTGAGCATCCGGCCAACTCAGTTGTGCACAACCGGGTTGCGTGCCACACTCATGGCATGCCGGTGACCGACGAGATGGTGTGCTTCTCGCTCTACGCGGCATCCCGGGCCACGACCCAGGCGTACCGCGCACTGCTCGAGCCCTGGGGACTGACGTACCCCCAGTACCTCGTCCTCGTCACCCTGTGGATCGAGGGCGACCAGACCGTCTCGACGCTCGGCGACCACCTGCAGCTCGACTCTGGCACCCTGTCGCCGCTCCTCCGGCGCATGGAGCAGGCCGATCTGGTCCGCCGCGAGCGCCGCAGCACCGACGAGCGCGTCGTGACCGTCACGCTCGGCGACCGCGGCCGGTCGATCCGGCCGGAGCTCGCCCACGTCCCCGCGCAGATCGCGTCCGGGATGGGCCTGTCCGACGAGCAGGCCGCCCTCGAGCTCATCGCGACGCTCCAGCGACTGACCGCGACCATGCACGCCGCCGCAGACGCGCCCGCTGCCGACACCCCGGCACCCGCCACACCGCGACGCCATGCCGGCGCCACGACCCCCGACGCCCCCGCGGCGTCGGACGACTGACCCCACGAAGGAAGGAAGGACCCACATGGACGTCCTCTACACCGCCGAGGCCCTCGCCACGGGCGAGGGCCGCAACGGCCACGTCGCCACCAGCGACGGTCGCGTCGAGCACGACCTCGCCATCCCCAAGGAGATGGGCGGCTCGGGCAACGGTGCGAACCCCGAGCAGCTCTTCGCCGCCGGCTACGCCGCGTGCTTCCACTCCGCGCTGCAGGGCGTCGCCCGCGCGCAGAAGGTGAAGATCACCGACTCCACCGTCGGCGGCCGAGTCTCCATCGGCCCGAACGGCCAGGGCGGCTACCAGCTCGCCGTCATGCTCGAGGTCGTCATCCCCGGCATGGAGCACGAGCAGGCCCAGGCCCTCGCGGACGCCGCGCACCAGGTCTGCCCGTACTCGAACGCGACCCGCGGCAACATCGACGTCACCATCGTCGTCTCGGAGGACTGACCCATGACCGACACCACCCCCACCACCATGCGCGCCGTCGTGCACGAGACCTTCGGTGAGCCGGCCGACGTCCTGACCGTGGCCGAGCGCCCCGTCCCGCAGCCCGGCCCCGGCCAGGTGCTCGTCCGCACCGTGCTCTCCCCGATCCACAACCACGACCTGTGGACGATCCGCGGCACCTACGGCTTCAAGCCGGAGCTGCCCGCCGCCAGCGGCACCGAGGCGCTCGGCGTCGTCGAGGCCCTCGGCGAGGGCGTCGACCGCCTGCAGGTCGGCCAGCGCGTCGCCGGCGGCACGTTCGGCGTTTGGGCGGAGTACTACGTCGCCGACGCAGCCGGGCTCGTGCCCGTGCCGGACGCGATGCCCGACGAGTCCGCCGCGCAGCTCGTCTCGATGCCGTTCAGCGCGATCAGCCTGCTGCACTCGCTCGACCTGCACGAGGGTGACTGGATCATCCAGAACGCCGCGAACGGCGCCGTCGGTCGCATGGTCGCGCAGCTCGGCAAGGCCCGCGGCATCAACGTGATCGGCCTGGTCCGTCGCGCCGAGGGCGTCGAGGAGCTCCGCGAGCAGGGCATCGACCGCATCGTCGCCACCGACGCCGAGGGCTGGCAGGACCAGGTCCGCGACATCACCGGCGGCGCCCCGATCGTCGCGGGCGTCGAGTCCGTCGGCGGCAAGGCCGCCGGGGACATCGCCTCGGTGCTCGGCGAGGACGCGACCCTGGTCGTCTTCGGCGCGATGGCGTCGCCGACGCTCGAGATCCCGTCGGGCAAGGTCATCTTCGGCCAGCTCACGGTCAAGGGCTTCTGGGGCGCGGTCGTCAGCAAGACCATGCCGGCCGAGACCAAGGGCCAGCTCTTCGGCGAGCTCATCACCCGCGTGCTCGACGGCTCGCTGACGCTCCCCGTCTCCGAGACCTTCGTGTTCGAGGACGCCCGTGATGCGGCGCGCGCCAGCGACACCGCCGGCCGTGTCGGCAAGGTGCTCCTGCGCCCGTAGCGCAGGTCCGGTCGCGACAGACGACCAGCAGACGGACGGGAGGCCCGTGGCGACACCGCCACGGGCCTCCCGTCCGTCACAGGGCGCACGAGCGACGTCACATCGCCTCCTTCAGCCCCTTCCGCACCAGCAGCGCGTTCATCGGGTACGAGCAGACGAAGCCGGCGACCATCGCGACCTGCATCGCGACCCAGAACTCGGGCGTGAGCACGCCGACCCGGCCGCCGAGCAGCGCCGGGAGCAGCGCGAACTGCAGCACCGCC
Coding sequences within it:
- the murE gene encoding UDP-N-acetylmuramyl-tripeptide synthetase — its product is MPHALGPQTAVTVPLREVADALGVAVRYQRTGAAPVPGPVLLSGVSVSTDDVRPGVLFAALPGRRAHGAAHAGRAARAGAAAVLTDTAGAADAAASGLPVLVVDDPRGALGHVAALVYGTAAPEATLLAVTGTNGKTTTVHLLDAVMRSLGWRTASTSTVERHVAGVTVPSVLTTPEAPELHAFLARAAEEGVRGVALEVSAQALSRHRVDGVVVDVAGFTNLSHDHLDDYADLDEYLAAKASLFTPERSRAGVVSLDSPAGRRIAAGAGVPVTTITTDPSTRADWHVDVVGQEVDGTRSVLTAPDGTSMALVVPLLGVHAAADAGLAVAMLATAGVPLVDLAAATAGGVDVVVPGRMADASGVTGPRVWVDFAHTPDAFAKSLTAVRAVTSGRVAIVLGADGDRDPSKRRAMGMVAATGADVVVVADHHPRFEDPGPIRAAILAGARAVGSGALVLEEPEPARAIRRALAAVGDDGVVYWAGPGLTPYRDVAGVHVPYSSFEDARTALAEAGHAPREAARA
- a CDS encoding MarR family transcriptional regulator; this translates as MPVTDEMVCFSLYAASRATTQAYRALLEPWGLTYPQYLVLVTLWIEGDQTVSTLGDHLQLDSGTLSPLLRRMEQADLVRRERRSTDERVVTVTLGDRGRSIRPELAHVPAQIASGMGLSDEQAALELIATLQRLTATMHAAADAPAADTPAPATPRRHAGATTPDAPAASDD
- a CDS encoding organic hydroperoxide resistance protein, with translation MDVLYTAEALATGEGRNGHVATSDGRVEHDLAIPKEMGGSGNGANPEQLFAAGYAACFHSALQGVARAQKVKITDSTVGGRVSIGPNGQGGYQLAVMLEVVIPGMEHEQAQALADAAHQVCPYSNATRGNIDVTIVVSED
- a CDS encoding zinc-binding dehydrogenase; translation: MRAVVHETFGEPADVLTVAERPVPQPGPGQVLVRTVLSPIHNHDLWTIRGTYGFKPELPAASGTEALGVVEALGEGVDRLQVGQRVAGGTFGVWAEYYVADAAGLVPVPDAMPDESAAQLVSMPFSAISLLHSLDLHEGDWIIQNAANGAVGRMVAQLGKARGINVIGLVRRAEGVEELREQGIDRIVATDAEGWQDQVRDITGGAPIVAGVESVGGKAAGDIASVLGEDATLVVFGAMASPTLEIPSGKVIFGQLTVKGFWGAVVSKTMPAETKGQLFGELITRVLDGSLTLPVSETFVFEDARDAARASDTAGRVGKVLLRP